The following nucleotide sequence is from Pangasianodon hypophthalmus isolate fPanHyp1 chromosome 8, fPanHyp1.pri, whole genome shotgun sequence.
tgaaataaagtactAAGGATGAGTTGTGCGTGGACACACAGCGTCCGGTGTACAGACTGTGTGAGATgaagctgaggaggaggaggagagacaatCCCAAACAGGAGGCTGAATATTTCACATCTGCTGCCAAAGACAAGGAGGGATTTgatgtgaaatatataaattcatttataggtAAGTCTTAATATGTCAttctttgttagttttttttgtttaaaaaattattattcttatttaggAGCATCAGGACGTTAGAGAACACTGCAGATGTGCTGCTCGGCTTGAATAAACACTGGACTAACAGGTGTTGTGCTTTCTCATACAGGACGTGGAGTATTCagttgtgttcattttgataaGGGAGATTTTCTTTTGGAGTACAGAGGACAACTCATAAACAAAGCTGAATGTGAACGACGACAGAAGTTGTATCACGATGCCATGAAAGTATTCATGTATGAATTCCGTTTCAATGGAAGACTCTTATGGTATGTATAACATTGCATTGTTCTTCatataatgttttctgtaagatcaTGCTAATGCATAAAGTTTTGAAAAGGTCTTCTGTGCAGCCACAAGATGTTATGTGTTGTCTTATATCATGCTTCAGTGTCGATGCTTCCAGAGAAGATGGTTCCCTTGGGAGACTTGTCAATGATGACCACATCAgcccaaacagcaaaatgaaaataatcactgtagaGGGAAAGCctcatctgtgtttatttgcgACTAGGAGCATCGACCCTGGAGAAGAAATCACATACGACTATGGCAATTCTGAGTTGCCTTGGAGAAATAAGGTATTGAAGATTGAACTATTCAGTGTTATTGGGCCACGCTTAAACATGCCGGTACAAACATAACTTACAAATCATTACATGCTACAATCATCTAATTATATTCCCAATATTTTACACTGTCCTAACAAATCTTCACAGATTGTAGCTGAAGAACACCAACTGCCACCAGAGGAAAACAGCACTATGGCATTGAGTGAGGCCAGGAGGGTGAAAGACAATCAGTCTCTGTCACAGCACCAGGTATCCTGTAGTCAGTGAAAGAATTGGAAGTTGGCTAACATGGTCTGCTGAAACCAAGCAGTGCTCCAGTTTTAATACATGCCTTTCGTCTTGCTCTTTAACCTGTTCTGTAGGCTGTTTGTGAGGCAGACCCCTTTACCCCTGTGACCGAAGATACCCAGGCAGCCATCAACCAAACAGAACAGgtcatttacagaaatatataatgaattaaaacctGTTGATTCTACATATACAATTCTATACCCAATTTACAAGCTTGAATAATAAGTATTGAAAAATTTGGTtttatctaataataaatgttttatgatgtctgtttttagaatatagctggagccgtcactgaggttacatcagagctgacgtctgtgatggacaagttggagactgatgttctgggaggagagacagaaaaggtaaactatagaaatcatgttttgattaaTGATCCCCCTATCAGCTTGTGTGTGGCACAGCACTGGTTTAGCAGTACACTGGGTATTAAAGGGACCTTGTAGACATGTGATAGTAAATGcacatcagcagctgtgtgtaaagcatCTGACACAAACCTGGTCTCGAGggacttcactttgtgaagCTATATAATGAACACCATATACTTTATCTTAAATTGGCATTTAACAGATGTACAGTTACTGACTAGAGTTCATTCCTTTTactatgtgcagtgtgttatattCTCATCCCTCAGTAGTAGGGGACCATTATAGGAGCAGCACTGAGTATATATGTGGTCTACCGTgagtacagcagtgacacacacgttACAGTGTGTGGGGTGCAGTTATGAGTTAATCAgctacagcactgtttttagAGGCATCATTATCACTGATGGGTGTCCATTATATGGGTATAAATAGTATACCATATATACAG
It contains:
- the LOC117599996 gene encoding inactive histone-lysine N-methyltransferase 2E-like isoform X1 codes for the protein MSFMSRVSVCGRSFSMCSASSCGTHNTSIFKKQRPVYRLCEMKLRRRRRDNPKQEAEYFTSAAKDKEGFDVKYINSFIGRGVFSCVHFDKGDFLLEYRGQLINKAECERRQKLYHDAMKVFMYEFRFNGRLLCVDASREDGSLGRLVNDDHISPNSKMKIITVEGKPHLCLFATRSIDPGEEITYDYGNSELPWRNKIVAEEHQLPPEENSTMALSEARRVKDNQSLSQHQAVCEADPFTPVTEDTQAAINQTEQNIAGAVTEVTSELTSVMDKLETDVLGGETEKNIAGAVTEVTSELTSVMDKLETDVPGGETEKNTAGTITEVTTVLTTIKDKMESEVPRKETEKITIVKEQSGPEEKDTVAPSEKTEKNCKHEMVLATVSSMNKCAACVGPVASLKWIGLRCKVCNCFWHKSCFVKLIKNESLSWVSAFIIHYINFSHLQVQFLVIVCFLVLGSKYW
- the LOC117599996 gene encoding inactive histone-lysine N-methyltransferase 2E-like isoform X2; amino-acid sequence: MEPSRPVYRLCEMKLRRRRRDNPKQEAEYFTSAAKDKEGFDVKYINSFIGRGVFSCVHFDKGDFLLEYRGQLINKAECERRQKLYHDAMKVFMYEFRFNGRLLCVDASREDGSLGRLVNDDHISPNSKMKIITVEGKPHLCLFATRSIDPGEEITYDYGNSELPWRNKIVAEEHQLPPEENSTMALSEARRVKDNQSLSQHQAVCEADPFTPVTEDTQAAINQTEQNIAGAVTEVTSELTSVMDKLETDVLGGETEKNIAGAVTEVTSELTSVMDKLETDVPGGETEKNTAGTITEVTTVLTTIKDKMESEVPRKETEKITIVKEQSGPEEKDTVAPSEKTEKNCKHEMVLATVSSMNKCAACVGPVASLKWIGLRCKVCNCFWHKSCFVKLIKNESLSWVSAFIIHYINFSHLQVQFLVIVCFLVLGSKYW
- the LOC117599996 gene encoding inactive histone-lysine N-methyltransferase 2E-like isoform X3, yielding MSFMSRVSVCGRSFSMCSASSCGTHNTSIFKKQRPVYRLCEMKLRRRRRDNPKQEAEYFTSAAKDKEGFDVKYINSFIGRGVFSCVHFDKGDFLLEYRGQLINKAECERRQKLYHDAMKVFMYEFRFNGRLLCVDASREDGSLGRLVNDDHISPNSKMKIITVEGKPHLCLFATRSIDPGEEITYDYGNSELPWRNKIVAEEHQLPPEENSTMALSEARRVKDNQSLSQHQAVCEADPFTPVTEDTQAAINQTEQNIAGAVTEVTSELTSVMDKLETDVLGGETEKNIAGAVTEVTSELTSVMDKLETDVPGGETEKNTAGTITEVTTVLTTIKDKMESEVPRKETEKITIVKEQSGPEEKDTVAPSEKTEKNCKHEMVLATVSSMNKCAACVGPVASLKWIGLRCKGQ